A genomic stretch from Falco naumanni isolate bFalNau1 chromosome 6, bFalNau1.pat, whole genome shotgun sequence includes:
- the LOC121089974 gene encoding syndecan-1-like produces the protein MINVVTVWLVALCFQAAVPQTTNLNLPPEDLDSSGDDDDAFSGSGAGPLTDQSRTWSFPGEPTNSSLLATPMDFNEQPFPGIEGRTEKEVISPSATSNVVTKEPVVAVKDEVSILGSPDEKPANDVVTTTVRSPTTHLPSVVHVTPSEASGMVHEPEPKIPSSFIPDTKDMPEPYSTTHHEGGIIATPTMTTPKDVVPTHEEVSEDGSGDPGDFILTKDEDLVPTQNSEVPSDSGRNAKAAGASGIMDRKEVLGGVIAGGLVGLVFAVFLVAFMLYRMKKKDEGSYSLDEPKQSNGGYQKPHKQEEFYA, from the exons CAAACTACAAATCTGAACCTTCCTCCTGAAGATCTTGATTCATCTGGTGATGACGACGATGCATTCTCAGGTTCAGGTGCAG gtcCCCTGACTGACCAGTCTCGCACCTGGAGTTTCCCAGGAGAACCAACTAATTCCTCATTACTGGCAACACCAATGGATTTTAACGAACAGCCATTTCCTGGGATTGAGGGCAGAACTGAAAAGGAAGTAATATCTCCTTCTGCAACTAGTAACGTAGTGACAAAGGAGCCAGTTGTAGCTGTCAAGGATGAAGTATCCATCCTGGGCTCACCTGATGAGAAACCAGCAAATGATGTTGTTACAACAACAGTGAGAAGCCCCACTACTCATCTTCCTTCAGTGGTTCATGTAACTCCTTCAGAAGCCTCAGGCATGGTCCATGAGCCCGAACCTAAAATCCCTAGCTCTTTCATACCAGACACTAAAGACATGCCTGAGCCCTACTCTACCACCCATCACGAGGGAGGCATCATTGCCACCCCCACGATGACAACTCCAAAGGATGTGGTTCCTACACATGAAGAAGTTTCTGAAGATGGCTCTGGAGACCCG GGAGACTTCATCTTGACCAAGGATGAGGATTTGGTCCCCACCCAGAACTCAGAAGTACCATCTGACTCTGGGAGGAATGCCAAAGCAGCAGGAGCCTCAGGAATTATGGACAGAAAAGAAGTTCTTGGAG GTGTAATTGCTGGAGGACTAGTAGGCTTGGTGTTTGCAGTGTTTCTAGTTGCATTTATGCTgtacagaatgaagaaaaaagacgAAGGCAGCTATTCACTGGATGAACCAAAACAGTCTAATGGAGGATaccaaaaaccacacaaacagGAAGAATTCTATGCATAA